In a genomic window of Acidimicrobiales bacterium:
- a CDS encoding acyl-CoA dehydrogenase family protein, which translates to MNPALPAEAAEFGAGAEKAFTALGGMDAARRAEADPAQRAAVAAALGSLGVEELDPLADLDTAAAAGELCRAAGRVALPYPLVAGLLREEAGGPAFALVPGAGPGAAGGWAVDHGDLFADWVVADVGGRAHGARAGAPRLGTRLGPFVAPMEPAGPVSGAADLPVRVDMHLTLTAWTVLGYLERALELAVDHVNGRVQFGQPLAAFQAVQFQLADAAVIVDGLRELCRFTLWRVATDPSGARPDTLALRLQAVDGARAALRTCQQLHGAAGLCDEYDVSILYRHVQPALRLPFSAERTAEELAAAVDRCGFAGLFPHGAGR; encoded by the coding sequence GTGAACCCGGCCCTGCCCGCCGAGGCGGCGGAGTTCGGGGCGGGGGCGGAGAAGGCCTTCACCGCCCTCGGCGGGATGGACGCCGCCCGGCGCGCCGAGGCCGACCCAGCGCAGCGCGCCGCCGTGGCCGCCGCCCTCGGGTCCCTCGGCGTGGAGGAGCTCGACCCGCTGGCCGACCTCGACACCGCCGCCGCCGCCGGAGAGCTGTGCCGGGCCGCCGGCCGGGTGGCGCTGCCCTACCCGCTCGTGGCCGGCCTGCTCCGCGAGGAGGCGGGCGGGCCCGCCTTCGCCCTGGTACCCGGGGCCGGGCCGGGTGCGGCGGGCGGCTGGGCCGTCGACCACGGTGACCTGTTCGCCGATTGGGTGGTGGCCGACGTCGGCGGGCGGGCCCACGGGGCGCGGGCCGGCGCGCCCCGGCTCGGCACCCGGCTGGGACCGTTCGTGGCGCCCATGGAGCCGGCCGGGCCGGTGTCCGGGGCCGCCGATCTCCCGGTGCGGGTCGACATGCATCTGACCCTCACGGCCTGGACGGTGTTGGGGTACCTGGAGCGGGCCCTCGAGCTGGCCGTCGACCACGTCAACGGCCGGGTCCAGTTCGGCCAGCCTCTGGCGGCGTTCCAGGCCGTGCAGTTCCAGCTCGCCGATGCCGCCGTGATCGTGGACGGCCTGCGCGAACTGTGCCGCTTCACCCTGTGGCGGGTGGCGACCGACCCGTCCGGGGCCCGGCCCGACACCCTGGCCCTGCGCCTCCAGGCCGTCGACGGGGCCCGCGCCGCCCTGCGGACCTGCCAGCAGCTCCACGGCGCGGCCGGCCTGTGCGACGAGTACGACGTGTCGATCCTGTACCGCCACGTCCAGCCTGCCCTGCGCCTGCCGTTCTCGGCCGAGCGCACCGCCGAGGAGCTGGCGGCCGCGGTCGATCGGTGCGGTTTCGCCGGCCTGTTCCCCCACGGGGCCGGCCGGTGA
- a CDS encoding amidohydrolase family protein: MDNGTGSGINIEDLILVSVDDHVVEPPDMFEGRLPAKYAGLAPQFLTRDDGTNAWRYEGSEIPNVALNAVAGRPPEEYGIEPTSFDELRPGCYDHNERIKDMDANGVLGSLCFPSFPQFCGQLFARTEDKDVALAMVRAYNDWHIDEWCGSHPGRFIPCSLPAIWDPEVLAAEVRRTAAKGAHAVTFSENPSKLGWPSVHSDHWDPFWKACSDENVVVCMHIGSSSEIVVTSADAPMDVLITLTPMNIVKAAADLVWSPVLRKFPDIKVALSEGGIGWIPYFLERLDYNYQQHHRWTGQDFGDKLPSQVFNEHVITCFIDDHFGVASRQFLDMDNVCWECDYPHSDSTWPTAPEKLMKQMDGVSREEIDRISHLNAIRHFSFDPFSAIPRDECTVGALRQRAAGHDVSIQARGRRGDGHATLAAELGGFTKGRD; the protein is encoded by the coding sequence ATGGACAACGGCACCGGGAGCGGGATCAACATCGAGGACCTGATCCTCGTCAGCGTGGACGACCACGTCGTCGAGCCCCCCGACATGTTCGAGGGACGGCTCCCCGCCAAGTACGCGGGTCTGGCGCCTCAGTTCCTCACGCGCGACGACGGGACCAACGCCTGGCGCTACGAGGGGTCCGAGATACCCAACGTGGCGCTCAACGCCGTGGCGGGCCGGCCCCCCGAGGAGTACGGCATCGAGCCCACCTCCTTCGACGAGCTCCGCCCCGGCTGCTACGACCACAACGAGCGGATCAAGGACATGGACGCCAACGGGGTCCTCGGCTCGCTGTGTTTCCCGTCCTTCCCGCAGTTCTGCGGACAGCTGTTCGCCCGCACCGAGGACAAGGACGTGGCCCTGGCCATGGTGCGCGCCTACAACGACTGGCACATCGACGAGTGGTGCGGCAGCCATCCGGGCCGTTTCATCCCCTGCTCGCTCCCGGCCATCTGGGACCCGGAGGTGCTGGCGGCCGAGGTGCGCCGGACGGCTGCCAAGGGCGCCCATGCCGTGACCTTCTCCGAGAACCCGTCGAAGCTCGGCTGGCCGAGCGTCCACTCCGACCACTGGGACCCGTTCTGGAAGGCGTGCAGCGACGAGAACGTCGTCGTGTGCATGCACATCGGCTCGTCGTCGGAGATCGTGGTGACCTCCGCCGACGCCCCCATGGACGTGCTGATCACCCTCACGCCGATGAACATCGTCAAGGCCGCCGCCGACCTGGTCTGGTCCCCGGTGCTGCGCAAGTTCCCCGACATCAAGGTGGCGCTGTCCGAGGGCGGGATCGGCTGGATCCCGTACTTCCTCGAGCGGCTCGACTACAACTACCAGCAGCACCACCGCTGGACCGGGCAGGACTTCGGGGACAAGCTGCCCAGCCAGGTGTTCAACGAGCACGTGATCACCTGCTTCATCGACGACCACTTCGGGGTGGCCAGCCGGCAGTTCCTCGACATGGACAACGTCTGCTGGGAGTGCGACTACCCGCACTCCGACTCGACGTGGCCCACTGCCCCCGAGAAGCTGATGAAGCAGATGGACGGGGTCTCCCGCGAGGAGATCGACCGCATCAGCCACCTGAACGCCATCCGCCACTTCAGCTTCGACCCGTTCAGCGCCATACCGCGCGACGAGTGCACGGTCGGGGCGTTGCGGCAGCGGGCGGCGGGGCACGACGTGTCGATCCAGGCCCGGGGCCGCCGGGGGGACGGCCACGCCACCCTGGCCGCCGAGCTCGGCGGCTTCACCAAGGGTCGCGACTAG
- a CDS encoding acyl-CoA dehydrogenase family protein, with protein sequence MDYDFGPGAGKLRARLRELIAAEIPTGWLGAFSDDPADLEVAQRFCRRLAEEGLLTVAWPEEYGGAGGSVWDQTVVREEMWAHHEPRGAQYMGLNWVGPAIMAFGTDEQKRRFLPPIAEGRVIWCQGFSEPDAGSDLASLVTRAEPDGDGWRVDGQKIWTSYAEMAQWCVLAARVGPPGARKHEGITIFLVPMDRPGITVRPIRSMLGRHHLNECFFDGVRVEADEALGGVGNGWTVIRRALAHERVGIARYARCERLLSLMGAELAAAGAPAGLRALWARALVQVRVARLLAYRAVAEQETGAPRDESASVARLAVTQADQQVAEVLFQALEERSLEAGPAAPLHGAVEDHWRYAQAATVASGTIEIQRMIVSRALLGSRA encoded by the coding sequence ATGGACTACGACTTCGGTCCCGGGGCCGGGAAGCTGCGGGCGCGCCTCCGGGAGCTGATCGCAGCCGAGATTCCCACCGGATGGCTGGGTGCTTTCAGCGACGACCCCGCCGACCTCGAGGTGGCCCAGCGCTTCTGCCGGCGGTTGGCCGAGGAGGGCCTGCTCACCGTGGCCTGGCCCGAGGAGTACGGGGGGGCCGGCGGCTCGGTCTGGGACCAGACCGTCGTCCGGGAGGAGATGTGGGCCCACCACGAGCCCCGCGGGGCGCAGTACATGGGCCTCAACTGGGTCGGCCCCGCCATCATGGCCTTCGGCACCGACGAGCAGAAGCGGCGCTTCCTCCCTCCCATCGCCGAGGGGCGGGTGATCTGGTGCCAGGGGTTCAGCGAGCCCGACGCCGGCTCCGACCTGGCCTCGCTCGTGACCCGGGCCGAGCCCGACGGGGACGGGTGGCGCGTCGACGGCCAGAAGATCTGGACGTCATACGCCGAGATGGCGCAGTGGTGCGTGCTGGCGGCGCGGGTCGGCCCCCCCGGCGCCCGCAAGCACGAGGGGATCACGATCTTCCTCGTGCCGATGGACCGGCCCGGCATCACGGTGCGGCCGATCCGCAGCATGCTCGGGCGCCACCACCTGAACGAGTGCTTCTTCGACGGCGTGCGCGTCGAGGCGGACGAGGCCCTGGGCGGAGTCGGCAACGGCTGGACGGTCATCCGGCGGGCGCTGGCCCACGAACGGGTGGGAATCGCCCGCTACGCCCGCTGCGAGCGCCTCCTCTCGCTCATGGGGGCGGAGCTGGCGGCCGCCGGCGCTCCCGCCGGGTTGCGGGCGCTGTGGGCCCGGGCCCTCGTCCAGGTGCGCGTGGCCCGCCTGCTCGCCTACCGCGCCGTGGCCGAGCAGGAGACCGGCGCGCCGCGCGACGAGTCGGCCAGCGTGGCCCGCCTGGCGGTCACCCAGGCCGACCAGCAGGTGGCCGAGGTCCTCTTCCAGGCCCTCGAGGAGCGCAGCCTCGAGGCCGGCCCCGCCGCTCCGCTGCACGGCGCCGTCGAGGACCACTGGCGCTACGCCCAGGCCGCGACCGTGGCCTCGGGCACCATCGAGATCCAGCGGATGATCGTGTCGCGGGCCCTCCTGGGGAGCCGGGCGTGA
- a CDS encoding AMP-binding protein — protein MVAIPGPSPDRDRLRPPALVGEVLAPALAAGPDREAVVTRAGRWTYRGLDTLAAAAAGALAELGVRAGDRVAAALPNEIDVVVAFHGAMRLGAIWVGVNRALAPPEKSYILSDSGSSLLLCDAATAEQLNPMVAGLPDLRRTVVISPGEATGDWPAALSAHQGAAGSPGSDGGRAHDPDAPAALAYTSGTTGHPKGAVHSQRGLLLPGAVLTATRGYGPELRKGDCLPLTILNLLVLSTLLVAQAGGCTVVMDRIDAGGVAEWIERERVTTWNGPPALLYSLVHDDSIRPEALASLEDVWVGGADCPEHLRAAFAEKFGVRVNGTYGLTEAPTVVTIDRLVPATAPDPHRPGASGIPLPHLDVRIEGEDGSALPAGETGEICLAPATSGPWAGAYRPPAGYWQRPDASAELLRGGVVHTGDVGYVDADGYLAVRDRRNQTILRGGANVYPAEVERVLSALPGVAACAVFGIPDERLGQRVVAAVEPVPGAALAAEELGAACAAELARYKVPERFAFVERFGRNSMGKIDRRRLGALFAAEPLP, from the coding sequence GTGGTGGCGATTCCCGGCCCGTCTCCCGACCGCGACCGGCTGCGCCCACCGGCGCTGGTCGGCGAGGTGCTGGCGCCGGCGCTGGCCGCCGGTCCCGACCGCGAGGCGGTGGTGACCCGCGCCGGGCGCTGGACCTACCGTGGTCTCGACACCCTGGCCGCCGCCGCCGCCGGCGCCCTGGCCGAGCTCGGGGTGCGCGCCGGGGACCGGGTGGCCGCCGCCCTCCCGAACGAGATCGACGTGGTGGTGGCCTTCCACGGGGCCATGCGGCTCGGAGCGATCTGGGTCGGCGTGAACCGGGCCCTGGCGCCGCCGGAGAAGTCCTACATCCTCTCCGACAGCGGCTCCTCGCTGCTCCTGTGCGACGCCGCCACCGCGGAGCAGCTGAACCCGATGGTCGCCGGGCTCCCCGACCTGCGCCGGACGGTGGTGATCTCCCCGGGCGAAGCCACCGGTGACTGGCCCGCCGCCCTCTCCGCCCACCAGGGGGCCGCCGGCAGCCCGGGCTCCGACGGAGGACGGGCCCACGACCCCGACGCCCCCGCCGCCCTGGCCTACACCAGCGGCACCACCGGCCATCCCAAAGGGGCGGTGCACAGCCAACGCGGCCTGCTCCTGCCCGGGGCCGTGCTCACCGCCACCCGGGGCTACGGCCCCGAGCTGCGCAAGGGGGACTGCCTGCCGCTCACCATCCTCAACCTGCTCGTGCTCAGCACCCTGCTCGTGGCCCAGGCCGGCGGCTGCACGGTGGTCATGGACCGCATCGACGCCGGCGGGGTGGCGGAGTGGATCGAGCGGGAGCGGGTGACGACGTGGAACGGGCCGCCCGCCCTCCTGTACAGCCTGGTCCACGACGACTCGATCCGGCCCGAGGCCCTGGCCTCGCTCGAGGACGTCTGGGTCGGAGGGGCGGACTGCCCGGAGCACCTCCGGGCCGCCTTTGCCGAGAAGTTCGGGGTCCGGGTCAACGGCACCTACGGCCTGACCGAGGCGCCCACGGTCGTGACCATCGACCGCCTGGTCCCGGCGACGGCGCCGGATCCCCACCGGCCCGGAGCCAGCGGGATCCCGCTTCCCCACCTCGACGTGCGGATCGAGGGGGAGGACGGATCGGCCCTGCCCGCCGGGGAGACCGGCGAGATCTGCCTGGCCCCCGCCACCTCCGGGCCCTGGGCCGGTGCCTACCGCCCGCCCGCCGGCTACTGGCAGCGTCCCGACGCCAGCGCCGAGCTGCTCCGCGGCGGCGTGGTCCACACCGGCGATGTCGGCTACGTCGACGCCGACGGCTACCTGGCGGTCCGGGACCGGCGCAACCAGACGATCCTGCGGGGTGGGGCCAACGTCTACCCGGCCGAGGTCGAGCGGGTGCTGTCGGCCCTCCCGGGTGTGGCGGCGTGCGCGGTGTTCGGCATCCCCGACGAGCGCCTGGGCCAGCGGGTGGTGGCGGCGGTCGAGCCGGTGCCGGGGGCGGCGCTGGCCGCGGAGGAGCTGGGGGCGGCCTGCGCCGCCGAGCTGGCCCGCTACAAGGTCCCGGAGCGGTTCGCGTTCGTCGAGCGCTTCGGCCGCAACTCGATGGGAAAGATCGACCGGCGCCGGCTCGGGGCCCTGTTCGCCGCCGAGCCCCTACCATGA
- a CDS encoding class I adenylate-forming enzyme family protein, whose translation MTVLEGPPLSEARGVGALTLGGLLAEAAGRHADREALVFDDPLAGGRTARWTYPDLDRVSDRVAAALVAAGCEPGDRVGILMGNRPEAVAALFGAARVGAVAVLLSTFASPAELEWMLGHSGVSVVLTQTRLLRRDFVEDLAGPGQPGGAVRTVAAVGLEAERSGAVPWEAFLAAGSEVDPAALASRRDAVTPDDPGVIIYSSGTTANPKGMLHSQGAHALQFWLQAGVFGRDTTTRLWTALPLFWTAGLDTAMGPTLAAGGCWVMQETFEPGEALALMAREGVTEPYTLPHQTGALEEHPDWAGTDLSALRCVFGKSAFARHPAVKGDPAWIMPVGYGLSETCAQFVTHPHDTPRELSRQSMGRLLPGGRLRVVDPGTGAELGPDGQGELTVAGPTLMLHYVGTTPDECFDAEGFFHTGDAGFYDADGYVHWTGRMTEMIKTGGANVSPAEIEVQLRACPPVKLARVMGVPDARLGQMVVLCAVLKDGAEATEDEIRSFLAGRVASYKVPRRVLFFAEGEIPMTGSDNKVRDAELAELVRARMAEPSPTP comes from the coding sequence GTGACCGTGCTCGAGGGACCGCCCCTCTCCGAGGCGCGTGGCGTCGGCGCCCTGACACTCGGCGGCCTGCTGGCGGAGGCGGCGGGGCGCCACGCCGATCGCGAGGCCCTGGTGTTCGACGACCCGCTGGCGGGGGGCCGCACGGCACGCTGGACGTACCCGGATCTCGACCGCGTGTCCGACCGGGTGGCAGCCGCCCTGGTGGCCGCCGGCTGTGAGCCCGGAGACCGGGTGGGGATCCTGATGGGGAACCGCCCCGAGGCGGTGGCGGCGCTGTTCGGAGCGGCCCGGGTGGGCGCGGTGGCCGTGCTCCTGTCGACGTTCGCCTCGCCGGCGGAGCTGGAGTGGATGCTGGGCCACTCGGGCGTCTCGGTCGTGCTCACCCAGACCCGGCTCCTGCGCCGGGACTTCGTCGAGGACCTGGCCGGCCCCGGGCAACCGGGCGGGGCCGTGCGGACGGTTGCGGCCGTCGGCCTCGAGGCGGAGCGATCCGGCGCGGTGCCGTGGGAGGCGTTCCTGGCCGCCGGCAGCGAGGTCGACCCGGCGGCGCTCGCCTCCCGGCGCGACGCGGTGACCCCGGACGACCCGGGGGTGATCATCTACAGCTCGGGGACAACGGCCAACCCCAAGGGCATGCTCCACAGCCAGGGAGCCCACGCCCTGCAGTTCTGGCTCCAGGCCGGCGTGTTCGGGCGGGACACCACCACCCGGCTGTGGACCGCCCTGCCCCTCTTCTGGACCGCCGGGCTCGACACCGCCATGGGCCCGACGCTGGCGGCGGGCGGGTGCTGGGTCATGCAGGAGACCTTCGAACCCGGGGAGGCGCTGGCCCTCATGGCCCGGGAAGGCGTCACCGAGCCCTACACGCTCCCCCACCAGACCGGGGCCCTGGAGGAGCACCCGGACTGGGCCGGCACCGACCTGTCGGCGTTGCGGTGCGTGTTCGGGAAATCGGCGTTTGCCCGGCATCCCGCGGTCAAGGGGGACCCGGCGTGGATCATGCCGGTGGGCTACGGCCTGTCCGAGACCTGCGCCCAGTTCGTGACCCATCCCCACGACACCCCGCGCGAGCTGAGCCGCCAGAGCATGGGGCGGCTGCTGCCCGGTGGGAGGCTGCGCGTGGTGGACCCCGGGACCGGCGCCGAGCTCGGCCCCGACGGCCAGGGGGAGCTGACGGTGGCCGGGCCGACTCTCATGCTGCACTACGTGGGCACGACGCCCGACGAGTGTTTCGACGCCGAGGGCTTCTTCCACACCGGGGACGCCGGCTTCTACGACGCCGACGGCTACGTGCACTGGACGGGCCGGATGACCGAGATGATCAAGACCGGGGGGGCCAACGTCTCGCCGGCCGAGATCGAGGTCCAGCTGCGGGCCTGCCCGCCGGTCAAGCTGGCCCGGGTGATGGGGGTTCCCGACGCCCGGCTGGGCCAGATGGTGGTGCTGTGCGCCGTGCTCAAGGACGGCGCCGAGGCCACCGAGGACGAGATCCGGTCGTTCCTGGCCGGCCGGGTGGCGTCCTACAAGGTGCCCAGGCGGGTGCTGTTCTTTGCCGAGGGGGAGATCCCGATGACCGGCAGCGACAACAAGGTGCGCGACGCCGAGCTGGCCGAGCTGGTGCGTGCCCGGATGGCAGAGCCGAGCCCAACCCCATGA
- a CDS encoding Xaa-Pro peptidase family protein, which yields MAALVAGSPIPEVPDLGRMRGERHARLQAGMEAQGLDALVLLGTGGVAYATGAVSPGVDSGRGVLFRPVAVVVRGASAPHLFTPYPDGAPADLPPEHLHDAVYPELDDGAAALLAAVGELVPAGGRLAFDELTHALGRALSGREAADAGAVLGAARLCKTADELACIRAAQRINELAMSEVQPGLRPGVRQTDLSATFLRRIFELGATANCIDPIWQVMPPRRQDGPWTTHGDVAFPTASTDRLLREGDVIWVDTGISYEGYASDFGRTWIVGADPRPDTRQQAQFRRWQEVMAAVLERCKPGATALELGRAATAANDGVKPWIEHFYLAHGVGVDSAEMPLVGTDLGDAFDERMVLQPGMVLVLEPVIWDEGAAGYRSEDIVAVTDDGWEPLSAHPYDPFEGAW from the coding sequence ATGGCAGCGCTGGTGGCGGGGAGCCCCATCCCCGAGGTCCCCGACCTCGGGCGCATGCGGGGTGAGCGTCACGCCCGCCTCCAGGCGGGCATGGAGGCGCAGGGTCTCGACGCCCTGGTCCTGTTGGGCACCGGGGGCGTGGCGTACGCCACCGGTGCCGTGAGCCCGGGCGTCGACAGCGGGCGGGGCGTGCTGTTCCGCCCGGTCGCGGTCGTGGTCCGCGGCGCTTCCGCCCCGCATCTGTTCACGCCCTATCCCGACGGGGCGCCCGCCGACCTGCCCCCCGAGCATCTCCACGACGCCGTCTACCCCGAGCTCGACGACGGGGCCGCGGCGCTGCTGGCAGCGGTGGGGGAGCTGGTGCCGGCCGGGGGCCGCCTGGCCTTCGACGAGCTGACCCACGCCCTCGGGCGGGCGCTCTCCGGGCGGGAGGCGGCCGACGCCGGCGCCGTGCTCGGGGCCGCCCGGCTGTGCAAGACCGCCGACGAGCTGGCCTGCATCCGCGCCGCCCAGCGGATCAACGAGCTGGCCATGTCCGAGGTCCAGCCCGGGCTGCGCCCCGGGGTGCGCCAGACCGATCTGTCCGCCACCTTCCTGCGACGCATCTTCGAGCTCGGCGCCACCGCCAACTGCATTGACCCCATCTGGCAGGTGATGCCTCCCCGCCGGCAGGACGGCCCGTGGACCACCCACGGGGACGTCGCCTTCCCGACGGCCAGCACCGACCGCCTCCTACGCGAGGGGGACGTGATCTGGGTCGACACCGGGATCAGCTACGAGGGCTACGCCTCGGACTTCGGGCGCACATGGATCGTCGGCGCCGACCCCCGCCCCGACACCCGCCAGCAGGCCCAGTTCCGCCGGTGGCAGGAGGTGATGGCCGCCGTCCTCGAGCGGTGCAAGCCGGGGGCCACGGCCCTGGAGCTGGGCCGGGCCGCCACCGCCGCCAACGACGGCGTGAAGCCGTGGATCGAGCACTTCTACCTGGCCCACGGCGTGGGCGTGGACAGCGCCGAGATGCCGCTCGTCGGGACGGACCTGGGGGACGCCTTCGACGAGCGCATGGTGCTGCAGCCGGGCATGGTGCTCGTGCTCGAGCCGGTGATCTGGGACGAGGGGGCGGCGGGCTACCGCTCCGAGGACATCGTGGCGGTGACCGACGACGGCTGGGAGCCGCTCTCCGCCCATCCCTACGACCCGTTCGAGGGAGCGTGGTGA
- a CDS encoding MaoC family dehydratase N-terminal domain-containing protein, giving the protein MSADTTETTTGFDTSDLDRYMGVPMEPGELKEDVAVNDIRRWVQGMHYPNPLHYDERWATESRFGRIIAPQSFTVTCDTSHGASPAQVGRIPDSHLIFGGDEWWFFGPRIEPGDHLVCHRMPFDYKVADTKFAGATCFQRGDTLYINQRGERIGLQRSTSIRYQVRQAREKGMFEGPQEPEWTDEQLLELEEIKGGFIRQIQELGHSKRLFESVSVGDELAPTVLGPHSLASFTTEWRAYPMTTWGATLRGPTTVRAEALGYTKEMAGFEGDRRMERVNPELTDGAYYGPSRGHLQPKWARHVGMARGYGYGASMGAWVLDFVAAWAGEWGFITHSDAQYRNPAFTGDATYIRGQVADTRVERKRRHMVTVTVELTNQEQSVMAKATVDVELPAE; this is encoded by the coding sequence GTGAGCGCTGACACCACCGAGACCACGACCGGCTTCGACACGTCCGACCTCGACCGGTACATGGGCGTGCCCATGGAGCCCGGAGAGCTGAAGGAGGACGTGGCCGTCAACGACATCCGCCGGTGGGTGCAGGGGATGCACTACCCGAACCCCCTGCACTACGACGAGCGGTGGGCAACCGAGAGCCGCTTCGGGCGCATCATCGCTCCCCAGTCGTTCACCGTCACCTGCGACACCAGCCACGGGGCGTCCCCCGCCCAGGTCGGGCGCATCCCCGACTCGCACCTCATCTTCGGCGGGGACGAATGGTGGTTCTTCGGGCCGCGCATCGAGCCCGGGGACCATCTGGTCTGCCACCGCATGCCGTTCGACTACAAGGTGGCCGACACCAAGTTCGCCGGCGCCACCTGCTTCCAGCGCGGCGACACCCTCTACATCAACCAGCGGGGCGAACGGATCGGCCTCCAGCGCTCGACGTCGATCCGCTACCAGGTCCGCCAGGCCCGGGAGAAGGGGATGTTCGAGGGCCCCCAGGAGCCGGAGTGGACCGACGAGCAGCTCCTCGAGCTGGAGGAGATCAAGGGCGGCTTCATCCGTCAGATCCAGGAGCTGGGCCACTCCAAGCGCCTGTTCGAGTCCGTGTCCGTCGGTGACGAGCTGGCCCCGACCGTCCTCGGCCCCCACAGCCTGGCCAGCTTCACCACGGAGTGGCGCGCCTACCCCATGACGACCTGGGGCGCCACCCTGCGCGGGCCGACGACGGTGCGGGCCGAGGCGCTCGGCTACACCAAGGAGATGGCCGGCTTCGAGGGGGACAGGCGCATGGAGCGGGTGAACCCCGAGCTGACCGACGGCGCCTACTACGGCCCTTCACGCGGGCACCTGCAGCCCAAGTGGGCCCGCCACGTCGGGATGGCCCGGGGCTACGGGTACGGGGCGTCCATGGGCGCATGGGTCCTGGACTTCGTGGCGGCCTGGGCGGGGGAATGGGGATTCATCACCCACTCCGACGCCCAGTACCGCAACCCGGCGTTCACGGGGGACGCCACCTACATCCGCGGCCAGGTCGCCGACACCAGGGTGGAGCGCAAGCGCCGCCACATGGTGACGGTCACGGTCGAGCTGACCAATCAGGAGCAGTCGGTGATGGCCAAGGCGACCGTGGACGTGGAGCTCCCGGCCGAGTGA
- a CDS encoding M24 family metallopeptidase → MSVGTAALPEGGRIDFPRLRADRRRRLLESMAAHDLDAVILGRPANIVFASGARQLWTAGARPFGPACIVVRDTGRVHLLSTWDEGVPAEVDHAELFGLSWNPVRVVGNVAAVPGLGGVRRVGTDGFGVGTPRLVASVAPEAEVVDAAPALAAARVVKSADEVACLETAVAVAEWALAALAGVLRPGITERELVGAHAAALAARGVTAPGSEAVACSAPRRGPVRLRRVAADRRIGEGELVALSANALYCGYEGTVARTRVCGPRPPAPAQARLLERARVATAAVGAACRPGASGADLLAAWQETGEAPSPEPLVWGLGLGVEPPVVSAPARSGPLGAGAAITEGMVLAVQGWVSEEGAGGALQLDVVHVTASGPRVLSRA, encoded by the coding sequence GTGAGCGTCGGCACCGCCGCCCTGCCCGAGGGCGGGCGCATCGACTTTCCCCGGCTGCGCGCCGACCGCCGCCGCCGGCTGCTCGAGTCGATGGCCGCCCACGACCTCGACGCCGTGATCCTGGGCCGGCCCGCCAACATCGTGTTCGCGTCGGGGGCCCGACAGCTGTGGACGGCCGGGGCCCGCCCCTTCGGCCCGGCGTGCATCGTCGTCCGCGACACCGGCCGCGTGCACCTGCTCTCGACGTGGGACGAGGGAGTGCCGGCGGAGGTGGACCACGCGGAGCTGTTCGGGCTCAGCTGGAACCCGGTCCGCGTGGTCGGGAACGTGGCGGCCGTGCCGGGACTCGGTGGCGTCCGGCGGGTGGGCACCGACGGCTTCGGGGTGGGCACCCCCCGCCTGGTGGCGTCGGTCGCGCCGGAGGCCGAGGTCGTCGACGCCGCCCCGGCGTTGGCCGCGGCCCGGGTGGTGAAGAGCGCCGACGAGGTGGCGTGCCTGGAGACTGCGGTGGCGGTGGCCGAGTGGGCGCTGGCGGCGCTGGCCGGCGTGCTGCGCCCGGGGATCACCGAACGGGAGCTGGTCGGGGCCCACGCCGCCGCCCTGGCCGCCCGGGGCGTCACCGCGCCGGGATCGGAGGCGGTGGCGTGCTCCGCCCCGCGGCGGGGACCGGTGCGCCTGCGCCGGGTGGCGGCCGACCGCCGGATCGGGGAGGGGGAGCTGGTGGCCCTCTCGGCCAACGCCCTGTACTGCGGCTACGAGGGCACGGTGGCCCGTACCCGGGTCTGCGGGCCCCGGCCCCCGGCTCCGGCGCAGGCCCGCCTGCTCGAGCGGGCCCGGGTCGCGACGGCGGCGGTCGGGGCCGCCTGCCGGCCGGGAGCCAGCGGCGCCGACCTGCTGGCCGCCTGGCAGGAGACCGGTGAGGCCCCGTCCCCCGAGCCGTTGGTGTGGGGGCTGGGTCTCGGGGTCGAGCCCCCGGTGGTGTCGGCCCCGGCCCGGTCGGGGCCACTCGGCGCCGGCGCCGCCATCACGGAGGGGATGGTCCTGGCCGTGCAGGGCTGGGTCAGCGAGGAGGGAGCAGGTGGAGCGCTGCAGCTGGACGTGGTGCACGTCACGGCGTCGGGACCACGGGTGCTGAGCCGTGCTTGA